The nucleotide window ggcaggaagttcgtttattCAATAAATGATTTCGTTCATTTATTTACAttagtttatgtttgtttgtttatgttcgtttcaaTTTAAATGCATAAGCAGTTATATTTATCTAAATATAACTAATTGGTAATTGGACTTTCTAGTAAAAAAAATCAGTTTTCTAATGGAATTTATCATAATTAATtgctaatttatataaaaaattaatttatgttcgtttatgtttagtagattatgttcatttgtgttgttaattgtttgttaaattatgttcATTTAAGTTTGTTTATTCATGCTCATTTACGTGCGTGAACTGTTAGTTTAGTTTTTAAACAAACGAGCATAACTGAACACAAACATGCTcattttcttaataaacgaacacgaacaaaaaaatgtaTTCGCTTAAATGTTCATGTTCGTGTTCGATTAAAGTTAAATGAAAGAACACAAACATGCCTCtggtcgtgttcgttcggttgATTTACAGGCCTACTTTTAGGGGTCTTCAATCTGTATCAGAAATTTATATGCTTATAAGATGTTCTTGAATAGTtaacactccgttatactttaTTATCCGCGTTTTTCATCACTGATTTTAACTGCTCTATTTGAATTATTTTGGCACATTATACTTGAACTGCACATGACCAAAGTCAATCTTCCATAATGGAAACAAATTGTGCATTTAACTACATTACCATCTTAAACTTGTTATTAATGATGTTATTTTTCAGGAACTTTCTTGTTCCAGTTATATTGAAACACCACCATCTTGAATACAAAGGCTGAAAAAGTGTTTGAAGACTTTGTTGATAAAGAAAATGGCTCGGACATCGAAAACTAGTCCGTTTGGACCCAAAAGACATCCAGAGGAGTCGAGAACAAATACCGAAGGTGAAAAGAAAGACGACAAGGAGGAGGAAAGCAGCTCAAGTAGTAGTGACTCAGAGGAAAATACACAAGACAAGGAGCAGGAAAAGGCTATGGGGAAGAGACCAATGCAAGCTAAAACGAGAAAGCGGAAAACGACAGTGTATGAGATGATCAGTGGCCCGGAGAGAGCCAAACGAACTGTAACGAAAAGAGGCAGGGGAAAGTCCATGGCGTATACTGCTAGACTTTGGAGTAAACATCATCCATGGATTGATGTACCGAAAAAAGCCGACTCTAAACCAAAAAGTACACAAGATAAGAAGCAGGGAAAGAGACCAATGCAAGCTAGAAACGGAAACCAGAAAACGACACTAGCCAAAGGAAATGTAACTAAAAGAGGCAGGGGACAATCGACAGCAAATACTAAAAGATCACCACGAAAAAGGGCCGACCCAAAActcaaagaagaagatgatgtgtTCCCGAGTTCAGAAACAGATTCAGAGGAAGTTTGTAAACGAATTAAGATCGAAAGCCATgatcatgatgatgatgacacCGATAACGATGGAGGAGGAGCAGGAACACATGGTAATCTAACAAGTTTGGGAATAGAAGTTGTAACTAAATGATGAAAGAGTTTAAACCATTAGACATCAGATTACTTGATTTTACTTTTGAAAGCTAGCTGAAAATACTTGACATCTAGAAATCGGATTAAATACACGCGTTCATTGATGATTCTCGCTAATGCTATGTATCCTTGGCTTCTTTTCCTTCATGACCATTTATTACATCAACTACCATGTTGTTATCTACAACCAACTCTAGATCTCCGTCTTCACCGCTTTTAGCGACCTCTTCTAACGGCTTATAAGTATAGAACCAGGCACATATGTAATAATACACAAGGTTTACTACTTGTATCCCAGTTACAAGCATGTAGTAGTATTCCAATCTACCTTTATTTATATTCCTATCCGGAAGCCAATTTCTCCCGTTTTTATCCGCGCTATACTTATGGACCAATGTCACCATTAATGTCCCTGCATACTGTCCTAATCCAATTGCAATCCAATATAAAGCCATTGCGGTGCTTTTCATACTTTCGGGTGACTGATCATAAAGAAACTCCAATTTCCCGACTTGATAAAATGCTTGAGCTACACCATGAAGCGTATACTGAGGAACCAACCAATAAACGCTTATGGGTATTATTTGCGTTGGCTGGTCGATCAGTTTATGATCTCTTGCTACGTGTTTTCGTTTGATCTCCACAAACGACCCCACCAATGTTGCACATATGTTTACAGCGAACCCAACACCCATCCGTTGTAAACATGTGATGCCTGCGGGGTTCTTTGTGAAGCGAGATGCAAAAGGGACAAATAAACGGTCGTATAATGCGAGGGTAATAATTAGGGCTAGGACATCAAAGACCGCCATGCTAGCTGGAGGTATTTCAAACGAGCTCGTTTTGGTTATGTGACGGTCCATGGTTCGAGCTTGCATGATGGTGAAGCTACCCTGGTGTGAATATGCCATTACGAATAATATACCCGTTGAC belongs to Helianthus annuus cultivar XRQ/B chromosome 5, HanXRQr2.0-SUNRISE, whole genome shotgun sequence and includes:
- the LOC110939816 gene encoding transcriptional regulator ATRX homolog, whose translation is MARTSKTSPFGPKRHPEESRTNTEGEKKDDKEEESSSSSSDSEENTQDKEQEKAMGKRPMQAKTRKRKTTVYEMISGPERAKRTVTKRGRGKSMAYTARLWSKHHPWIDVPKKADSKPKSTQDKKQGKRPMQARNGNQKTTLAKGNVTKRGRGQSTANTKRSPRKRADPKLKEEDDVFPSSETDSEEVCKRIKIESHDHDDDDTDNDGGGAGTHGNLTSLGIEVVTK
- the LOC110939815 gene encoding protein NRT1/ PTR FAMILY 3.1 isoform X2, with product MIIITISAFLPQFHPPQCPTQVNCKEASQSQLSVLYVSLFLTAIGLGGTRPSVVAFAADQLDISKPKKQATSWNFFNWYYLLLSLASLSALTLVVYIQDRVSWGWGLGIPTIAMVVAFVAFLVGSPLYQKAKPEGSPFVRVAQVIVAAIKKRGVEVPVDDKLLYENKDLDAGISKDGQLVHTNQLRWFDRAAIITQDDTVHLLTNSPKLWQIATVHRVEELKSMIRLLPFVSTGILFVMAYSHQGSFTIMQARTMDRHITKTSSFEIPPASMAVFDVLALIITLALYDRLFVPFASRFTKNPAGITCLQRMGVGFAVNICATLVGSFVEIKRKHVARDHKLIDQPTQIIPISVYWLVPQYTLHGVAQAFYQVGKLEFLYDQSPESMKSTAMALYWIAIGLGQYAGTLMVTLVHKYSADKNGRNWLPDRNINKGRLEYYYMLVTGIQVVNLVYYYICAWFYTYKPLEEVAKSGEDGDLELVVDNNMVVDVINGHEGKEAKDT